A stretch of Castanea sativa cultivar Marrone di Chiusa Pesio chromosome 2, ASM4071231v1 DNA encodes these proteins:
- the LOC142624225 gene encoding uncharacterized protein LOC142624225: MEDLAQSWTRLSLSERKGPRCCLTPEEGVKTFSIAANFLTKRALNAEAVARTFTPLWREKRGFKMKNIGDHKILFSIKDKEDVDRIMGSEPWSFDKHLVVLQRYDNDIPLEDIKYDRTTFWVQVHGLPMRYMTIEAVEKIYGVVGKVIKQSDSKVYDGGNFIRVKVVVDITMPLCRGRLISLKDDKQV; encoded by the coding sequence ATGGAGGATCTTGCACAATCTTGGACACGCCTTTCCCTCTCTGAGAGAAAAGGGCCAAGATGCTGCCTTACACCGGAGGAGGGTGTTAAAACTTTCTCCATTGCAGCAAATTTTCTTACTAAAAGAGCTCTAAATGCTGAAGCGGTTGCTAGAACTTTTACACCTTTGTGGCGGGAAAAAAGGGgcttcaaaatgaaaaatattggtGATCACAAGATTTTGTTTTCCATCAAAGACAAGGAGGATGTAGATCGAATCATGGGTAGTGAGCCGTGGAGTTTTGACAAGCACTTGGTTGTTTTGCAACGCTATGACAATGATATACCACTTGAGGATATCAAGTATGATCGGACTACCTTTTGGGTACAAGTTCATGGACTCCCAATGAGGTATATGACAATCGAGGCGGTGGAAAAAATTTACGGAGTGGTTGGTAAAGTGATCAAGCAATCTGATTCAAAGGTGTATGATGGTGGTAACTTCATTCGTGTAAAAGTCGTAGTTGATATCACGATGCCATTATGCAGAGGTCGACTTATTTCATTGAAAGATGACAAGCAAGTATAA